Proteins encoded in a region of the Neodiprion lecontei isolate iyNeoLeco1 chromosome 5, iyNeoLeco1.1, whole genome shotgun sequence genome:
- the LOC107219513 gene encoding uncharacterized protein LOC107219513 — protein MNKKVLDLSSLTEFVLHSLRSTDDVKNILRSQCEEVKFVLAPWNLETIEKRQIDQESCKCLGIPSLEDHVNEIATGIDRAVAQARQLREKLAINVLAEKKLARKPSVSQIYASGSRVTASKTRLSDSKGGKENGCKLSSDTNKRAVTEQCDIGIRQREPEEVKSNDTYCPKKKIPVKNQFEVPKALNEKDMRTKVSKGDKKSFTETCQLGRNRTRISESKQIDKKLISTSPYNLLAAASKADRTSKGKKNFIAANKSRIKNIEATNTRSQAVMKRSSSSSEKLIHSSLSLATEKSLDSSISGPASAAELEKLISKLSVDSDTRLSGPNENSEAANCPVHDKNAPKYVEEKIYTSMDVTEGLDRFGVPSDLVKLLKVYHGYFNRQSTSKMANDKRGEKAEHRFLTEFHTMNHDREKLSTRRKLDNLCKDFLPMLKESCNKSMDFIELSQIKIRYTNLDTTCKLLEIRNFSPLKRKVCNMMQNRCTKSLIERNRTWRLNAVWNEACIPNFKEMSRVCYIRYANKNQLLVLFELMQRIQQLKYQATLVNLLNSEVVPSIRDTLEPNSEEYVEAYKMISIVSNLLHQTVPVLVRTDQ, from the exons atgaataagaAAGTCTTGGATTTGTCAAGCTTAACTGAATTCGTCCTCCACTCGCTTCGTTCGACGGACGATGTCAAGAATATTCTAAGGTCGCAATGCGAAGAAGTGAAATTCGTCCTCGCCCCATGGAATCTGGAGACAATTGAGAAGCGACAAATCGACCAAGAATCGTGCAAGTGCCTTGGG ATCCCATCGTTGGAGGATCATGTCAACGAAATAGCTACCGGTATAGACAGGGCGGTGGCGCAAGCTCGTCAACTTAGAGAAAAGCTTGCGATTAACGTTCTGGCGGAGAAAAAACTAGCTCGCAAGCCTAGCGTGAGTCAAATATATGCTTCCGGCTCAAGGGTGACGGCTAGCAAAACGAGGTTGTCCGATTCTAAGGGAGGAAAAGAGAATGGCTGTAAGCTTTCCAGCGATACGAACAAGCGAGCAGTAACTGAGCAGTGCGATATTGGAATAAGACAAAGAGAGCCAGAAGAAGTAAAGTCAAATGACACTTACTGtcctaagaaaaaaatacctgTTAAAAATCAGtttgaagttccgaaagcgtTGAATGAGAAAGACATGAGGACAAAAGTTAGCAAAGGggataaaaaatctttcactGAAACATGTCAACTTGGGAGGAATCGAACCAGAATATCTGAATCTAAACAAATTGATAAGAAGCTAATATCGACATCTCCATATAATTTACTAGCTGCTGCCTCGAAAGCGGATCGAACGTCAAAGGgaaagaagaatttcattGCCGCTAATAAATcacgtataaaaaatatagaagCTACAAATACAAGATCGCAGGCTGTGATGAAACGAAGTAGCAGCTCGTCGGAAAAATTG ATTCACAGCTCCCTCAGTTTGGCAACTGAAAAATCTTTAGACTCATCAATTTCTGGCCCTGCCTCGGCTGCTGagcttgaaaaattgatcagcAAACTGTCCGTTGATTCTGATACCCGCCTGTCAGGGCCGAACGAAAATTCAGAAGCTGCGAACTGCCCTGTGCACGATAAAAACGCTCCAAAGTATGTCGAGGAAAAGATTTACACAAGCATGGATGTAACGGAGGGTTTGGACAGATTTGGAGTACCCTCGGACCTCGTCAAACTTTTGAAAGTTTATCACGGCTATTTCAACAGGCAATCGACGAGTAAAATGGCAAACGACAAACGAGGCGAGAAAGCTGAGCACAGATTTCTCACAGAATTCCATACGATG AATCATGATAGggaaaaattatcaaccaGAAGAAAGCTGGATAATTTGTGTAAGGATTTTTTACCTATGCTGAAAGAGTCGTGCAACAAGAGCATGGATTTTATAGAACTGAGCCAGATTAAAATCCGTTACACAAATTTGGATACCACTTGTAAATTGCTCGAAATACGCAACTTCAGCCCCTTAAAAAGGAAAGTCTGCAACATGATGCAAAATCGTTGCACTAAGAGTTTAATAGAGAGAAACAGGACCTGGAGATTAAATGCTGTTTGGAATGAAGCATGTATCCCAAATTTCAAAG AAATGTCTCGGGTTTGTTATATACGATATGCGAACAAAAATCAACTGCTTGTATTGTTTGAGCTCATGCAAAGGATCCAACAACTCAAATATCAAGCAACATTGGTGAATTTGTTAAACAGCGAAGTAGTTCCCTCGATACGGGACACCTTAGAACCAAACAGCGAAGAATATGTCGAGGCGTACAAAATGATTTCGATCGTATCAAACTTATTACACCAAACCGTTCCAGTTCTGGTCCGAACAGATCAATAA
- the LOC107219521 gene encoding histone-arginine methyltransferase CARMER isoform X3: protein MAKVFRTVTVSTLSNNGQSTLKYDKPVTLNINYDPQGLSVELIPDEQGSREKITLLEFPVTHSTECSRVASLGYVFTLDTESLLLTFANETDIRNFHSNILKLKNGKGVSAFNERTEESSAMQYFQFYGYLSQQQNMMQDYIRTSTYQRAILGNISDFKDKVVLDVGAGSGILSFFAVQAGAKKVYAVEASNMANHAELLVAANNLSDRIIVIAGKIEEIDLPEHVDCVVSEPMGYMLYNERMLETYLHAKKWLAPGGRMFPSRGDLHVAPFSDENLYMEQFNKANFWYQTCFHGVDLSAMRNNAIKEYFRQPIVDTFDIRICMAKSVRHVVDFQTAHETDLHKIEIDVDFHILESGTCHGLAFWFDVAFIGCTQQVWLSTAPTEPLTHWYQVRCLLENPLFCKSGQLLSGKVILIANKRQSYDVTIELKLEGTNMETSSNTLDLKNPYFRYTGAAAQPPPGLNNTSPSEAYWTNLDAQGARQAVNMVNGMSVNGLGEVSMDTNSAVNQNNLLAIGGQPNIHPGSISSTGRGRVGGTATSTQAAQLIAWCYFPAIAGPRQHVSLPSQPKSDDWGLRYTW, encoded by the exons ATGGCGAAGGTATTTCGCACGGTGACAGTATCGACTTTGTCAAACAATGGACAGTCGACGCTGAAATACGACAAGCCGGTCACTCTTAACATCAATTACGACCCCCAGGGACTGAGCGTCGAATTGATACCAG ATGAACAAGGGAGCAGAGAAAAAATCACACTGCTAGAATTCCCAGTAACACATAGCACAGAATGTTCGAGAGTAGCTTCGCTAGGATACGTTTTCACGTTGGATACGGAGAGCCTTTTGCTCACATTTGCAAACGAAACAG ATATTCGCAACTTTCACTCGAACAtattaaagttgaaaaatggaaaagggGTTTCGGCATTCAACGAGAGAACAGAGGAGTCTTCAGCGATGCAGTATTTCCAATTTTACGGCTACCTTTCCCAGCAGCAAAACATGATGCAGGACTACATAAGGACAAGCACATACCAGCGGGCTATTCTGGGCAATATATCAGACTTCAAGGACAAGGTTGTTCTGGACGTTGGCGCCGGCTCCGGGATCCTTTCATTCTTTGCTGTTCAAGCTGGAGCAAAAAAAGTTTACGCAGTAGAGGCCAGCAACATGGCCAACCACGCCGAACTTCTCGTTGCCGCGAATAATCTGTCGGATAGAATAATTGTAATTGCTggtaaaattgaagaaatcgATTTACCTGAACACGTTGACTGCGTGGTCAGCGAACCAATGGGATACATGCTGTACAACGAAAGAATGCTCGAGACTTATCTTCACGCAAAGAAGTGGCTCGCCCCAG GCGGTCGTATGTTTCCATCTCGAGGGGATCTCCACGTTGCCCCGTTCTCCGACGAAAATCTGTACATGGAGCAATTTAACAAGGCGAATTTTTGGTACCAGACATGCTTTCACGGCGTTGATTTGTCTGCGATGAGAAACAACGCCATCAAAGAGTACTTCAGACAGCCGATAGTCGATACGTTTGATATACGCATATGTATGGCAAAATCCGTCAGACATGTTGTAGATTTTCAGACAGCACATGAGACTGATTTACATAAAATAG AAATAGACGTTGATTTTCACATACTAGAAAGTGGCACTTGTCACGGGTTGGCGTTTTGGTTTGACGTAGCATTTATTGGTTGTACTCAACAAGTTTGGCTAAGCACAGCACCTACGGAGCCGCTGACTCACTGGTATCAGGTTCGGTGCCTTTTAGAAAATCCCCTATTTTGCAAGAGCGGTCAACTTTTATCTGGCAAAGTTATACTGATCGCAAACAAAAG ACAATCTTACGATGTTACGATAGAACTGAAATTGGAAGGAACCAACATGGAAACTAGCAGCAATACTTTAGACTTGAAGAACCCGTACTTTAGGTATACGGGAGCAGCTGCTCAGCCACCACCGGGTTTGAACAACACTTCGCCGAGCGAGGCTTACTGGACAAATCTTGATGCTCAAGGGGCGCGACAGGCCGTTAACATGGTCAACGGAATGTCTGTTAACGGTCTTGGCGAGGTATCGATGGATACAAACTCGGCGGTGAATCAGAATAACTTGTTAGCGATAG GAGGTCAGCCTAACATACATCCTGGATCAATATCGAGTACAGGTCGAGGAAGAGTAGGCGGAACGGCAACCAGCACGCAGGCAGCACAGCTTATAG CTTGGTGTTACTTTCCAGCAATCGCTGGTCCTCGGCAACACGTCTCACTACCCAGTCAACCCAAGTCTGATGATTGGGGACTACGTTACACCTGGTAA
- the LOC107219521 gene encoding histone-arginine methyltransferase CARMER isoform X2, translating into MAKVFRTVTVSTLSNNGQSTLKYDKPVTLNINYDPQGLSVELIPDEQGSREKITLLEFPVTHSTECSRVASLGYVFTLDTESLLLTFANETDIRNFHSNILKLKNGKGVSAFNERTEESSAMQYFQFYGYLSQQQNMMQDYIRTSTYQRAILGNISDFKDKVVLDVGAGSGILSFFAVQAGAKKVYAVEASNMANHAELLVAANNLSDRIIVIAGKIEEIDLPEHVDCVVSEPMGYMLYNERMLETYLHAKKWLAPGGRMFPSRGDLHVAPFSDENLYMEQFNKANFWYQTCFHGVDLSAMRNNAIKEYFRQPIVDTFDIRICMAKSVRHVVDFQTAHETDLHKIEIDVDFHILESGTCHGLAFWFDVAFIGCTQQVWLSTAPTEPLTHWYQVRCLLENPLFCKSGQLLSGKVILIANKRQSYDVTIELKLEGTNMETSSNTLDLKNPYFRYTGAAAQPPPGLNNTSPSEAYWTNLDAQGARQAVNMVNGMSVNGLGEVSMDTNSAVNQNNLLAIGGQPNIHPGSISSTGRGRVGGTATSTQAAQLIGGGITPNMFTSPATQSLVLGNTSHYPVNPSLMIGDYVTPGNGMSPQPYRQ; encoded by the exons ATGGCGAAGGTATTTCGCACGGTGACAGTATCGACTTTGTCAAACAATGGACAGTCGACGCTGAAATACGACAAGCCGGTCACTCTTAACATCAATTACGACCCCCAGGGACTGAGCGTCGAATTGATACCAG ATGAACAAGGGAGCAGAGAAAAAATCACACTGCTAGAATTCCCAGTAACACATAGCACAGAATGTTCGAGAGTAGCTTCGCTAGGATACGTTTTCACGTTGGATACGGAGAGCCTTTTGCTCACATTTGCAAACGAAACAG ATATTCGCAACTTTCACTCGAACAtattaaagttgaaaaatggaaaagggGTTTCGGCATTCAACGAGAGAACAGAGGAGTCTTCAGCGATGCAGTATTTCCAATTTTACGGCTACCTTTCCCAGCAGCAAAACATGATGCAGGACTACATAAGGACAAGCACATACCAGCGGGCTATTCTGGGCAATATATCAGACTTCAAGGACAAGGTTGTTCTGGACGTTGGCGCCGGCTCCGGGATCCTTTCATTCTTTGCTGTTCAAGCTGGAGCAAAAAAAGTTTACGCAGTAGAGGCCAGCAACATGGCCAACCACGCCGAACTTCTCGTTGCCGCGAATAATCTGTCGGATAGAATAATTGTAATTGCTggtaaaattgaagaaatcgATTTACCTGAACACGTTGACTGCGTGGTCAGCGAACCAATGGGATACATGCTGTACAACGAAAGAATGCTCGAGACTTATCTTCACGCAAAGAAGTGGCTCGCCCCAG GCGGTCGTATGTTTCCATCTCGAGGGGATCTCCACGTTGCCCCGTTCTCCGACGAAAATCTGTACATGGAGCAATTTAACAAGGCGAATTTTTGGTACCAGACATGCTTTCACGGCGTTGATTTGTCTGCGATGAGAAACAACGCCATCAAAGAGTACTTCAGACAGCCGATAGTCGATACGTTTGATATACGCATATGTATGGCAAAATCCGTCAGACATGTTGTAGATTTTCAGACAGCACATGAGACTGATTTACATAAAATAG AAATAGACGTTGATTTTCACATACTAGAAAGTGGCACTTGTCACGGGTTGGCGTTTTGGTTTGACGTAGCATTTATTGGTTGTACTCAACAAGTTTGGCTAAGCACAGCACCTACGGAGCCGCTGACTCACTGGTATCAGGTTCGGTGCCTTTTAGAAAATCCCCTATTTTGCAAGAGCGGTCAACTTTTATCTGGCAAAGTTATACTGATCGCAAACAAAAG ACAATCTTACGATGTTACGATAGAACTGAAATTGGAAGGAACCAACATGGAAACTAGCAGCAATACTTTAGACTTGAAGAACCCGTACTTTAGGTATACGGGAGCAGCTGCTCAGCCACCACCGGGTTTGAACAACACTTCGCCGAGCGAGGCTTACTGGACAAATCTTGATGCTCAAGGGGCGCGACAGGCCGTTAACATGGTCAACGGAATGTCTGTTAACGGTCTTGGCGAGGTATCGATGGATACAAACTCGGCGGTGAATCAGAATAACTTGTTAGCGATAG GAGGTCAGCCTAACATACATCCTGGATCAATATCGAGTACAGGTCGAGGAAGAGTAGGCGGAACGGCAACCAGCACGCAGGCAGCACAGCTTATAGGTGGTGGAATTACACCAAACATGTTTACGTCGCCGGCCACA CAATCGCTGGTCCTCGGCAACACGTCTCACTACCCAGTCAACCCAAGTCTGATGATTGGGGACTACGTTACACCTGGTAACGGAATGTCGCCACAACCATACCGACAATGA
- the LOC107219521 gene encoding histone-arginine methyltransferase CARMER isoform X4 has translation MAKVFRTVTVSTLSNNGQSTLKYDKPVTLNINYDPQGLSVELIPDEQGSREKITLLEFPVTHSTECSRVASLGYVFTLDTESLLLTFANETDIRNFHSNILKLKNGKGVSAFNERTEESSAMQYFQFYGYLSQQQNMMQDYIRTSTYQRAILGNISDFKDKVVLDVGAGSGILSFFAVQAGAKKVYAVEASNMANHAELLVAANNLSDRIIVIAGKIEEIDLPEHVDCVVSEPMGYMLYNERMLETYLHAKKWLAPGGRMFPSRGDLHVAPFSDENLYMEQFNKANFWYQTCFHGVDLSAMRNNAIKEYFRQPIVDTFDIRICMAKSVRHVVDFQTAHETDLHKIEIDVDFHILESGTCHGLAFWFDVAFIGCTQQVWLSTAPTEPLTHWYQVRCLLENPLFCKSGQLLSGKVILIANKRQSYDVTIELKLEGTNMETSSNTLDLKNPYFRYTGAAAQPPPGLNNTSPSEAYWTNLDAQGARQAVNMVNGMSVNGLGEVSMDTNSAVNQNNLLAIGGQPNIHPGSISSTGRGRVGGTATSTQAAQLIAIAGPRQHVSLPSQPKSDDWGLRYTW, from the exons ATGGCGAAGGTATTTCGCACGGTGACAGTATCGACTTTGTCAAACAATGGACAGTCGACGCTGAAATACGACAAGCCGGTCACTCTTAACATCAATTACGACCCCCAGGGACTGAGCGTCGAATTGATACCAG ATGAACAAGGGAGCAGAGAAAAAATCACACTGCTAGAATTCCCAGTAACACATAGCACAGAATGTTCGAGAGTAGCTTCGCTAGGATACGTTTTCACGTTGGATACGGAGAGCCTTTTGCTCACATTTGCAAACGAAACAG ATATTCGCAACTTTCACTCGAACAtattaaagttgaaaaatggaaaagggGTTTCGGCATTCAACGAGAGAACAGAGGAGTCTTCAGCGATGCAGTATTTCCAATTTTACGGCTACCTTTCCCAGCAGCAAAACATGATGCAGGACTACATAAGGACAAGCACATACCAGCGGGCTATTCTGGGCAATATATCAGACTTCAAGGACAAGGTTGTTCTGGACGTTGGCGCCGGCTCCGGGATCCTTTCATTCTTTGCTGTTCAAGCTGGAGCAAAAAAAGTTTACGCAGTAGAGGCCAGCAACATGGCCAACCACGCCGAACTTCTCGTTGCCGCGAATAATCTGTCGGATAGAATAATTGTAATTGCTggtaaaattgaagaaatcgATTTACCTGAACACGTTGACTGCGTGGTCAGCGAACCAATGGGATACATGCTGTACAACGAAAGAATGCTCGAGACTTATCTTCACGCAAAGAAGTGGCTCGCCCCAG GCGGTCGTATGTTTCCATCTCGAGGGGATCTCCACGTTGCCCCGTTCTCCGACGAAAATCTGTACATGGAGCAATTTAACAAGGCGAATTTTTGGTACCAGACATGCTTTCACGGCGTTGATTTGTCTGCGATGAGAAACAACGCCATCAAAGAGTACTTCAGACAGCCGATAGTCGATACGTTTGATATACGCATATGTATGGCAAAATCCGTCAGACATGTTGTAGATTTTCAGACAGCACATGAGACTGATTTACATAAAATAG AAATAGACGTTGATTTTCACATACTAGAAAGTGGCACTTGTCACGGGTTGGCGTTTTGGTTTGACGTAGCATTTATTGGTTGTACTCAACAAGTTTGGCTAAGCACAGCACCTACGGAGCCGCTGACTCACTGGTATCAGGTTCGGTGCCTTTTAGAAAATCCCCTATTTTGCAAGAGCGGTCAACTTTTATCTGGCAAAGTTATACTGATCGCAAACAAAAG ACAATCTTACGATGTTACGATAGAACTGAAATTGGAAGGAACCAACATGGAAACTAGCAGCAATACTTTAGACTTGAAGAACCCGTACTTTAGGTATACGGGAGCAGCTGCTCAGCCACCACCGGGTTTGAACAACACTTCGCCGAGCGAGGCTTACTGGACAAATCTTGATGCTCAAGGGGCGCGACAGGCCGTTAACATGGTCAACGGAATGTCTGTTAACGGTCTTGGCGAGGTATCGATGGATACAAACTCGGCGGTGAATCAGAATAACTTGTTAGCGATAG GAGGTCAGCCTAACATACATCCTGGATCAATATCGAGTACAGGTCGAGGAAGAGTAGGCGGAACGGCAACCAGCACGCAGGCAGCACAGCTTATAG CAATCGCTGGTCCTCGGCAACACGTCTCACTACCCAGTCAACCCAAGTCTGATGATTGGGGACTACGTTACACCTGGTAA
- the LOC107219521 gene encoding histone-arginine methyltransferase CARMER isoform X1: MAKVFRTVTVSTLSNNGQSTLKYDKPVTLNINYDPQGLSVELIPDEQGSREKITLLEFPVTHSTECSRVASLGYVFTLDTESLLLTFANETDIRNFHSNILKLKNGKGVSAFNERTEESSAMQYFQFYGYLSQQQNMMQDYIRTSTYQRAILGNISDFKDKVVLDVGAGSGILSFFAVQAGAKKVYAVEASNMANHAELLVAANNLSDRIIVIAGKIEEIDLPEHVDCVVSEPMGYMLYNERMLETYLHAKKWLAPGGRMFPSRGDLHVAPFSDENLYMEQFNKANFWYQTCFHGVDLSAMRNNAIKEYFRQPIVDTFDIRICMAKSVRHVVDFQTAHETDLHKIEIDVDFHILESGTCHGLAFWFDVAFIGCTQQVWLSTAPTEPLTHWYQVRCLLENPLFCKSGQLLSGKVILIANKRQSYDVTIELKLEGTNMETSSNTLDLKNPYFRYTGAAAQPPPGLNNTSPSEAYWTNLDAQGARQAVNMVNGMSVNGLGEVSMDTNSAVNQNNLLAIGGQPNIHPGSISSTGRGRVGGTATSTQAAQLIGGGITPNMFTSPATLGVTFQQSLVLGNTSHYPVNPSLMIGDYVTPGNGMSPQPYRQ; encoded by the exons ATGGCGAAGGTATTTCGCACGGTGACAGTATCGACTTTGTCAAACAATGGACAGTCGACGCTGAAATACGACAAGCCGGTCACTCTTAACATCAATTACGACCCCCAGGGACTGAGCGTCGAATTGATACCAG ATGAACAAGGGAGCAGAGAAAAAATCACACTGCTAGAATTCCCAGTAACACATAGCACAGAATGTTCGAGAGTAGCTTCGCTAGGATACGTTTTCACGTTGGATACGGAGAGCCTTTTGCTCACATTTGCAAACGAAACAG ATATTCGCAACTTTCACTCGAACAtattaaagttgaaaaatggaaaagggGTTTCGGCATTCAACGAGAGAACAGAGGAGTCTTCAGCGATGCAGTATTTCCAATTTTACGGCTACCTTTCCCAGCAGCAAAACATGATGCAGGACTACATAAGGACAAGCACATACCAGCGGGCTATTCTGGGCAATATATCAGACTTCAAGGACAAGGTTGTTCTGGACGTTGGCGCCGGCTCCGGGATCCTTTCATTCTTTGCTGTTCAAGCTGGAGCAAAAAAAGTTTACGCAGTAGAGGCCAGCAACATGGCCAACCACGCCGAACTTCTCGTTGCCGCGAATAATCTGTCGGATAGAATAATTGTAATTGCTggtaaaattgaagaaatcgATTTACCTGAACACGTTGACTGCGTGGTCAGCGAACCAATGGGATACATGCTGTACAACGAAAGAATGCTCGAGACTTATCTTCACGCAAAGAAGTGGCTCGCCCCAG GCGGTCGTATGTTTCCATCTCGAGGGGATCTCCACGTTGCCCCGTTCTCCGACGAAAATCTGTACATGGAGCAATTTAACAAGGCGAATTTTTGGTACCAGACATGCTTTCACGGCGTTGATTTGTCTGCGATGAGAAACAACGCCATCAAAGAGTACTTCAGACAGCCGATAGTCGATACGTTTGATATACGCATATGTATGGCAAAATCCGTCAGACATGTTGTAGATTTTCAGACAGCACATGAGACTGATTTACATAAAATAG AAATAGACGTTGATTTTCACATACTAGAAAGTGGCACTTGTCACGGGTTGGCGTTTTGGTTTGACGTAGCATTTATTGGTTGTACTCAACAAGTTTGGCTAAGCACAGCACCTACGGAGCCGCTGACTCACTGGTATCAGGTTCGGTGCCTTTTAGAAAATCCCCTATTTTGCAAGAGCGGTCAACTTTTATCTGGCAAAGTTATACTGATCGCAAACAAAAG ACAATCTTACGATGTTACGATAGAACTGAAATTGGAAGGAACCAACATGGAAACTAGCAGCAATACTTTAGACTTGAAGAACCCGTACTTTAGGTATACGGGAGCAGCTGCTCAGCCACCACCGGGTTTGAACAACACTTCGCCGAGCGAGGCTTACTGGACAAATCTTGATGCTCAAGGGGCGCGACAGGCCGTTAACATGGTCAACGGAATGTCTGTTAACGGTCTTGGCGAGGTATCGATGGATACAAACTCGGCGGTGAATCAGAATAACTTGTTAGCGATAG GAGGTCAGCCTAACATACATCCTGGATCAATATCGAGTACAGGTCGAGGAAGAGTAGGCGGAACGGCAACCAGCACGCAGGCAGCACAGCTTATAGGTGGTGGAATTACACCAAACATGTTTACGTCGCCGGCCACA CTTGGTGTTACTTTCCAGCAATCGCTGGTCCTCGGCAACACGTCTCACTACCCAGTCAACCCAAGTCTGATGATTGGGGACTACGTTACACCTGGTAACGGAATGTCGCCACAACCATACCGACAATGA